taaatttataaaaaacaaatgaaaaaaaaatgcacagtggatgtacctacacctccaggactgcagcagttcaagaaggcagctcaccactacttcggaagggcaactggggaagggcaacaaatgccggcctgaccagcattgtccacatcctgtaaattaatttttaaaaatttaatatcggacagagatatgtctagtgttgttatatggtatgtattgtagatattattgatggttctgtaataaaatacatccattattatttctagttttgtaaatagtactgtacctacattatatatttccagtcatacagtcattgcagcactgacagaatccatttggtaactcaagttaatgctgactctctgtacagcaatccagtcagtcccattccccctcgatatccctgttcccctgcaagtttattttcttcaagtgaccatcctattttattttaaattattgatcatctcgacttccacaaaccttgtgggcagtgagttccctgtcatgaccactccatgactaaataaaattcttcctcagatttccccatctctaatcagtaaatgtacttacatggagattctctactcttgtacaggttttagtgagtttagatttgttgatcagcaccttgaggaaaattgtgagggaaagtaagtgaatacagtctgtatattacacacatttttcattgAGTATTATAGACATatatgtctggcagcctgcatgaagattttcaggtctctgtgtccaggacagaaagcagtgagcttggatctgtcaatcagcctgaatcagcaccttcaggagaattgggagggtgaatattagatgcagcagagtgagaatggagggagagtgttgggattgagatttagagcatttcagggaaagagagaggaaagaatgttcgatagacactagaattgtctgttctgaatttctatcctgtactgacaatgattactattgtaaaatctgttttcaggaagttcgaacgagaggcgtttgaggccgatatctcaaactaaatatcacgtcaagaactgactgagtcacttaattcttgggatcatcggcctttgaatctagaaggagaaatgtttgtctattctgtctgcttcaagagattttaaacaacagtgtgactggaaaagcatcgagacacacacacccatgtgagactgttacagagcactgactgtggaaagagctttaagcagtgacacagcctgaaaacatacgacaccattcacagcagggagagactgtataggtgttctgtgtgtggatgacgcttcaactgattgtccaacgcgGTGaaacgcaagatcacccggaccatggagaaaccatggaaatgtgaggattgtgggaagggattcacagccccacacgtgctggcaaggcatcaacgcagtcacactggagagaggccgttcacctgctctcagtgtttaaagggattcgctgacattggcagcctgcggagacacaaactagttcacactggggagagaccgttcacctgctctgactgtgggaagggattcactcgggtatcccacctgcagacacaccaccgagttcacactggagagaggcctttcacttgctctgtgtgtgggaagggattcattgacattGGCAATCTGCGGaaacacaaacgagttcacactggagagaggccttttacctgctctcagtgtgaaaagggattcactgacattggcagcctgcggagacacaaacgagttcacactggggagaggcctttcacctgctctcagtgtgaaaagggattcactgacattggcagcctgcggagacacgaacaaattcacactggggagaggccattcatctgcactgtgtgtgataagggattcactcagttacaccacctgcagaaccaccagcgagttcacacgggggagaggccattcatctgcactgtgtgtgataagggattcactcggttatcccacctgcagacacaccagcgagttcacactggagagaggcctttcacctgctctcagtgtgaaaagggattcattgacattggcaacctgcggaaacacgaacgagttcacactggagagaggcctttcacctgctctcagtgtgaaaagggattcactgacattggcagcctgcggagacacgaacgggttcacactggagagaggcctttcacctgctctcagtgtgaaaagggattcactaacattggcagcctgcagagacacgaacgagttcacaccggggagaagccgttcatctgcactctgtgtgataagggattcactcagttaccccacctgcagacacaccagcgagttcacactggggagaagccgttcttctgcactgtgtgtgataaaggattcactcggttatcccacctgcaagcACACCATCGACTTCACacgggggagaagccgttcatctgcactgtgtgtgataagggatttgctcaattatccagcctgctgaaacacaatgtcactcacaccaagagcaggccctttaaatgctctgactgcaggaggagtttcaaaagctcacagctactgatgtcccaccagcgcgttcactctgtggagcgaccgttcagctgctctcattgcacaaagagctttagaacctcatccaacctgatgaaacacgagcgaggtcacaccgggaagagcccgttcacctctccgacagGGAAAATATTCACTTggtcatcacttgctgaaccacaatgtcactcacagcaatgagagaccctttaaatgctccgattgTGGgaatgggtttaaaagctctcgggtactgatgtcccaccagcgcattcacactgaggagagaccgttcagctgctctcactgcacaaagagatttcaaacatcatccacattgcggagacaccagcgagttcacactggaaagaagccattcacctgctctcactgtggggagggattcactcagtcgtccaacctgctgagacaccaaagggttcacaagtgatcttgggttagattctgctgttaatcacatccaggactgaacctggagtgggtggaggggtttgtctcctcgtcaactggtgctcggatgtggcgaccctggcaaaCTACTGCTGCCCGTCCTGGAATACCCAACTGTGAAGTGCCATCCATACTActttccacggagttcacttctgccatcatcacggcggtctacatcccaccccaggcggaagtgaagaaggcgcttgatgaattgtaactactataaataacaatgaagcagaatacccggaggccttgttcatcgtggccggggactttaaccaggccaacctcaagagtgtactgccaaaattccaccaaaacatctcctgtcccaacaggggccccaacatccttgaccactgctgcacaaacatcaagggtgcctGATGATCCATCTCCTGATTGCACTTCGGAAAATcgcaccacaagacggtgctccttctcccggcatacaagcagaaattgaAGCGGAGAATCcgattaagaaggtcgtgcagtgctggtccgaggcaacagaagagctcctacgtgactgcttggagtcagtggactggtccatattcaagaactgagcagccaacctaaacgagtatgccagcaccatcacagacttcatcagcaagtgtgtagaagattgtgtgtcaaagaaggtagtatgtacgttacccaaccagaaaccgtggtttaatcgggagattcactccctgtgGAAGGCATTGTCAGAGGAATTCAAGACCGGCGACCCTGACCTAATCAAGAGatctaggtatgacctccgcaaagccatcatggACTCCAAGAGACCACACCAGGACTCCAAGGGACAGTACCAGACTAAGCTCGAATCACAGATTACCGACATGGACTCtcgtggttgtggcaaggcttaaacaacataatgggtgcAAAGTAAAGCCGAGTACAGTCTTCagcaacagcgcagcactccccgacaaactcaatgcattctgtgcttatttcgagcaggaaaccaacaaactgccccaggagccttggacacacccatacccaccgtcagattggccttcttgaaagtgaaccctcggaaagcgacaggtcctgacggagtccctgccatgcacccagatccAGCGTGGACCAACAggcaggtgtgttcgcggacatcctcaacctctccctactccgttctgagtttCCCACTTGCTTCaataagaccaccatcataccggggccaaagaagaatcaggcaaatCTCCTACGAAaggagattggggaaactaggcctcttttgTCTGGTGTTTcgaggaatgagaggggatttcattgaaacttacaaaatccataaaggaatagacagggtgggtgcaggtgagaggtttcccctggttggagagtctggaaccaggggacacaatttcaaaataaaggggaagccacttaggaccggtctcggaggagacatttctttactcctcgggttgtgaatctttggaattctctaccccagagggctgtggaagctcagtcactgagtgtgtttaaagcagagactgacagatttctgttttttgtttaataaatttaatCGTAcctaattatttctttccaattaaggggcagtgtagcgaggccaattcacctccGCTGCACGTCGTTTTGGCTTGTGGGTCTGAGACCcaaaagacacgaggagaatgtgcaaactccacacggacagtgacccagggccaggatcgaacccaggttctttgtgcgtgaggcagcagtgctaaccactgggccaccgtgctgcccaactgacagatttctaaatatcacaaagggatatggggatagcgtggggaaaaagacattgaagtcatgatcgtattgaatgatggagcaggttcgatgggctgaatgactaacTCCGGCTCTGGTGATATAAAGATaggaaggaaagtaaattgtgaagaggacataaggagggtacaaagtgatatagataggttacgtgagtgggaaaatATCTGCCAAAAGGAGAATAATGTGTGGAATATGTGAAATTAtccatgttggccagaagaataaaaaagcttcttatcgaaatggtgagagattgcagagctccgagattcagagggatctgggtgtccaagagcatgaatcacaaaaggcgagtatacaggtacagcaagtaattaggaaagctaatagaatgttattgtttgttGTGAGGGAaactgaatacaaaagtagggaggttatgcttcagttatacaggacattggtgagaccacatctggagcactgtgtacagtattgctctcacttaaggaatgatgtcaatgtgttggaaacagttcagagaaggtttactggactcatacctggaattggaggcttgtcttatgaggaatgattggacaggcttggcttgtgtccgatggagtttaggtgacttgattgaaccgtataagatcctgaggagcctcgacagggtggatgtggaaaggatgtctcttgtgggagaatctagaaattggagtcactttaaaagtaataacttgcccatttacggcagaggagaacttttttctcttcagagggtcgcgagtctttggaactctcttcctcaaagggcagtgaaagcagagtctttgaatattttgaaggcagagctggatagaatcTTGAtaggcaagggggtgaaaggttatcggggggttagcaggaatgtggagttgaggttacaatcagatcagccgtgaacatATTGAAaggtggaggaggctcgaggggccgagtggcctactcctgctcctaattcgtgtgttatcacatcctttataatagattgtagcattttccctcctactgatgtcagactaattgggcctgtggttccccgttttctctctctccttccttaaatagtggggttacatttaccaccttccaatctgcaggaaccattccagaatctatagaattttgaaaaatgaccaccaatgtatccactatctctacagccgcctctttcaacactctgggatgtaaagcatcagcttttggggatttattaactttgaaccacattaatttctcaagtactactttttcactaatactaatctccttcagttcctcgtgctcactagtcccttggttctctcgtgtttttgggcCGATTCCatgtcctccatgaagacagacacacattgtttagattctctgccatttcattgttccccattataaactctcctctcTCTGcacggaatggacccacattggcctttgctaatcttttccttttcacattttaaAGGAGCTATTCCAAtcgttttttatgtttctcgccagtttgctctcatattcagtTTTCTCtttttgagtttcttgatcctcctttgctgaattctaagacaagtttccaatcctcagggttacACTTAATTTTGGCAACTATACGAGTGATAAGATCGCTTATTTTATCTTCAAATAACAGCGCAAGAtcgggttgattggaggtgtccaaaaatgcaactttattgctaattatccaccttgattctcttaCATAAAAATGAATCAAAACGTAGATCAAATAAAACATCAAAATATAATAGAGAGTTAAAAATATCAGAAAACTTTAGGAAATCAATACttggttcagaatttcttaaagcatgaatacagaacaaactttagtcatgaaactttattcttaaagaaattcttatcaatggtctaaccccttattggtttcaaattctcagctgaggcttcctgattttaTTCAAAAAATtctgtcacttggagcatgatttgttatccaggcattggtcattacttaagattcattaatgtctatcaaattaattaaatgtcgaCATGTTCCTgccacgtgtaccaatcctctgaagataagaTGTTCTGCATTAACCTTACTTGTCGCTAAGGCTTTGCTATATTTGGAAATGTTTCTGTTGCTGAGGCTGCAATACTTTTTCATtactagatgtatttgtagaacaatggtttattcattATAAGGTCTTTTATTCAACTTTTCGTGAAGcagtgttagattctgacacatattAAGTTGCTTGCACAGCAATTCTCATTTTATCTGAAACAATGtctttgccttgtggatattccattttctatCTATATattgaatttaagaattatactgcatcaattcttaaagattaccaataaatcagtgaagcaataaatctgtaatctatcaatgagtctcttcctttgacctaatggaatctttaatttttcttgttacaAGAGTCCagtggaggcaaagtcgtgagaccggccagtccagcagaaagaaaccctcccaccctcccacttcaccaatgtcagaatgaacaaaatgcagtcctgggtgtaattgagagcagaaacaataacaacagaatccaacccctgtaatcaattgtgaacttgttgctgtctcagcaggtacgaggaaacacagactcccttcccacactcgagagcaggtgaacggcctctccccagtgtgaactcgcccgTGGGACGTCAAGCTAGATAATTgattgaattccttcccacactctgagcagctgaatggcttctctccagtgtgaactcgctggtgtctccgcagtgtggatgattcacagaatcccttcccacactgagagcagatgaacggcctctccccagtgtgaagtgggTTCCCTTATCTGATTGACAGATTCATGTGCAGGCTGAatcattgagtgaatcccttcccacatttagagcagatgaatggcctccccagtgtgaaccctctggtgtgtttgcagggtgaatgactgactgaatcctttcccacagagagagcagctgaatggtctctccccagtgtgaatgcgccaatgagctttcagtgcagatggggctttgaatccctcacCACAGTtaggcatttccactgtttctccatattttgggtctccttgtgtctccctAGGtcagacaattgaagccttacccacacacagaacacgtgtacggtctcttccCGCTGTGAATAGTgcgatgtttttttcaggctgtgtaactgttaaagctctttccacaagtcagtgctctggaacactctcactcgggtgtgtgtgtctcggtgcttttccagtcacactgatctttaaaatcttttgaagctgacAGATAAGACCAGCATTGCTCCTTCAAGAttcgaaggccaatgatattcaggtaccaaagaattgagtgactgtcagatccagACAACATGtattagatttctgtctgtaattcgtcctcttcgaatctcctgttaaaacaatttacaaaatacatcactgtcagtacaggatagaaattcagaacagacaattctagttcttctggaacattctttccactcattccccaaatgctgtaaatctccatcccacacactctccctccattctcactctgctttatctaatattcaccctcccaattctgctgaaggtgctgattcaggctgattgacagattcatGCTCACggtttcctgtcctggacacagcgaccataacaaataggagctgcggtcagccatttggccctttgaacttGCTCAATCCTGTAATGAGCCCAATGGCCGATctagctcagcaccatttccccacactatcccccatatttgGTGACTTCAACATCTTGAAACTTATCAATCTCGAtctggaaaatacttgatgactgaggctccacagtcctctggagtagagaattccaaagcttcatcatatcctcaagtgaagaattcactcctcatcttaatttttcagtccattttcctacctgttccccgtgACCCTCAACTCCCTCACCAATCATAAATCTGTCcagtttcacggcgccgaggtcccaggttcgatccgtgtggagtttacacaaaatccccatgtcagcgtgggcctcatctcaacaacccaaagatgtgcagagtaagtggattggccatactaaattgtcccttaattggaaaaaacatgaattgggtactttaaatttaaaaaaagatgttttggtgaggggggggggggggggtcacaatcaaATCCAATTACTAGCCACATGTACTTTGTGTCATGTTGAGGTCAATGTCCACCCCCTCACTTTTCCTCCCAGTTGCAGGAGGTTGGAGACTGGGCTCCTGGAGAATTAATGGTGGCCGCAGTTCCCACAATTCCTCCCGTGCTGAAGAAACTGCTCTATCCACCGCACGGGAGAGCGGGTGACCggaactgcacatgtccaagggagagaggccctcaattgaaaaaaaagatTGGGCACATTAAATTCAAAAAAATAATTCAGTCCaattcatccttgaatatattcaatgactcccagactccactggtccctggggGAAAATTATTCTGGAGATtaacaccctctgagagaagagatgactggaaatatataacgtggctacagtacaatattacaagactagaaataataataaatgtactttacataaccataaataatatatctaatctgtaccatagaaCAACACTGGATATTTCTCTGTATGATATGAATttcctgtccccttaaatgtcagccatctccgggggaaagcagccctttaattgtgaacattaggaaagagaccatcattttagccagacaaataaatgtgtcaagctgagggagcaaaggatgtcaatgactttaagagagagagacctgggccaagctttgcagagtctgcaccctccttgGATTCacctcctttcccttcagttgctgcaagtcaccaattgaaggtcagaatgagaaaagaaatggaaagggggagaaaagaatgtgttttactcacagatgttggagacaggaggacgtttcagtagTTGTGAAGCTCAATAGTCATTCATACAAACCCgcgctctgattggttggaggaccagagtCTTTCCATTCCTCCCAGTTTCTCATTGGCGAACACCTGAGCAGGCAGGTCAGAGGGTGGGCTCTCCTCTGTACTGCGCAGTTCCCTGTCTCCCTTggtcatgcgcagtcccgggctggGTGGAGATAgcgatcaccgagcggcttctcgctctggcccgaagcgtcagccggttgcctggaaaccttgtctgctgatgtgcatggggtggggggggcgggggcgggggcgggccgCCGTGTGCGcccgccgggcctgcgcactggagcCCGGAGATGTCACCGCGGAGCAGTGATTCAGGCAGGGCTCCATTGGGACGTCACAATGACTCAGAGGGGCGTTCCCAGCATACAGTCCCCATTGGGAGCAACATCCCTGGTCACAGAAACAAAATACTCTTAATTGGACAACAGCTCAGCGTCGGGAGGTCAAATACGCGCCCACCCCGACGAGGGTCGAGGTCTGCCCCTTCATTGTCTCCATGAGGGAGATTGGCCAATAGGAACCTGTGGAGGACCGGACAGGCGCTGATCCTCCAGTCAATCAGAGTTTGGGGCCTGTGTCACTGGCTGCACGGAGTTTCCTTTACTGTCTGCCCAGcaaacctgctgctcctctcgcttcacacagactgaaactgccTCTAACCCTTgtaagtaaaacactttcttttctccccattaAATTCatgttctcattctcaccttcacatggtgacttgtttaaatcctcaggcccagatgaaatgtttcccaggctgctgtgggccgcaagagaggagattgcagaggctctgagaataattttcaaatcttctctggtcacaggagcggtgccagatgactggaggacagataatgtggttccattattcaagaagagaagtaggGTAAATCCAGgagattacagaccagtgagtttaacGTGAGTGGTCAGGAAATAAATatcctgagggacagaattaatctctgttgcggaggcaagaattaatcaaggatagtcagcatggctttgtcaaataaTTTTATAATTTggagttttaaaataatttttattaaagaaaAGGAAAGATTATGTCTTATAAAGACCAACCCAAACAAAGGCTGGAATAGGTTTCTGAGCAGCAATTGCAGTGCCTCTGGTTCTGCACCAGAACAAGGAGATGGAGCAGAGGTTGTGGACAGGGCACGTTCTGCACAATGTCCTCTGCCAATTTGGAGACTTGGAGTCAGACCTCTACATGCTGCTTGACAGTGAAGGGGACTGACTGTCTGACAAGCCAGCCAATCCACTCAGCATCTCAATGTACACCCTCACCAGTGCCTATTAAAATCCTCATCTGATCCACCCATAGCAGCACCCATCTGTGACCTCACCCTCCAATGAACTGGCAAGCAAACTATATTTCACCCTGACCTGGATCCAGTTCCAGTGTTTCACCACAGCTGATCCCAACTCTATCGTGGCCGCTAAGTTTGTGCAGTgtcgtatctgagctggtggcagaGAGGGACAGATCAAATGGCTATGTGTCTTCATGAAGTGCTGAACTGTTGCACTCTCTTTTCATCTTTGACCTGCTGTGGCTGAACAGGCAGCATtttcacgatgggccgaagggcagctttctgtgctgtaaaactctatgactctaagttTTTGGGCCTCTGAAAGCAAGAAATCAGAAAGGGAAAGTTGGTTTGAAGGAAGAGAGTGGGGGGTTGGAAAGGAAGAGATCTAAGGTGTACACtttgtggagtttgctcgttctccccctgtctgcgtgttgttatgggtcagagtttagagaaccccaaagtgtagcatggagttcaactgacccacaacttttaatagattgtggtgtggggagcacacggctcactctacagctgtgatacagcataaatggacaagtatttttttaaacaaaactatgtttattctatcaactcaagttaacctttttaaaacaaccattgaatatctgaacacccattaattcaaagataagccCCAAAGACTAGGTAA
This portion of the Scyliorhinus torazame isolate Kashiwa2021f chromosome 5, sScyTor2.1, whole genome shotgun sequence genome encodes:
- the LOC140420199 gene encoding uncharacterized protein, producing the protein MEKPWKCEDCGKGFTAPHVLARHQRSHTGERPFTCSQCLKGFADIGSLRRHKLVHTGERPFTCSDCGKGFTRVSHLQTHHRVHTGERPFTCSVCGKGFIDIGNLRKHKRVHTGERPFTCSQCEKGFTDIGSLRRHKRVHTGERPFTCSQCEKGFTDIGSLRRHEQIHTGERPFICTVCDKGFTQLHHLQNHQRVHTGERPFICTVCDKGFTRLSHLQTHQRVHTGERPFTCSQCEKGFIDIGNLRKHERVHTGERPFTCSQCEKGFTDIGSLRRHERVHTGERPFTCSQCEKGFTNIGSLQRHERVHTGEKPFICTLCDKGFTQLPHLQTHQRVHTGEKPFFCTVCDKGFTRLSHLQAHHRLHTGEKPFICTVCDKGFAQLSSLLKHNVTHTKSRPFKCSDCRRSFKSSQLLMSHQRVHSVERPFSCSHCTKSFRTSSNLMKHERGHTGKSPFTSPTGKIFTWSSLAEPQCHSQQ